The genomic window TACATGTCATTCAATAATTCTAGGCGCATTTAGTACTTTTTTGAAATGTGAAGAAGGGACTGTCCAAAAAAATGCTAGGCATTTATTGAACAGTCCCTTTTCTGCTAACACTATTGAATGTTTTTTACTAATCATCCTGTAAAAAATCTTTGTTAAAGCTTGTCTCGTTCATAATGTCAGACGTATGTTTGGCAGAGGGTTTCTTGTCAAATCCTTTTTTTATAGCATTCGCGCCATACTTTTTATTAATTCTAGACATAGCAGATATGATCGGTTCGTCTTTTACATCTTTTTCATAGGAGAAAATATCTAGTTGCTTATAAGCTTCTTGCTTCTCTAATAGATCTTGTGCGGTTACTCCTAATAGGCGCACTGCGTCGCCATTCCAATTTTGTTGAAATAACCGATATGCTTCGTCAAAAACCGCTTCTGTGGTCATAATTGGATTATCCAGTTTCCGACTTCTTGTGATTGTTTGTCTAGACGCATAGCGTATTGTAACTTGCACATTCTTGGATAGAACATGCTTATTGTGCATACGATTAGACACAGATTGAGCCAGTTTTCGAATTACATTTTGCAGTTGTTTTTCGTCAGTCGTATCATTTGATAGTGTTGTAGAATTACCAATACTTTTAAAATCATATATGGCATCCGGATCGACTGCTCTATTATCGATACCCATGGCTCTTTCTTTCAAGCGAATACCGTTTATCCCTAGTAAGAGCTTCATTTGGATATCCTCGATACTTGGTAAATCTCCAATGGTAGTAACACCTATTGTTTTAAGTTTGATTGCTGTTTTTTCACCTACTCCATGCATATCTTCTATAGGAAGCGGCCATAAAATCTTTGACATATCACGCTTGCGAAGCACGGTAATGCCTAGTGGCTTTTTCATGTTTGATGCCATTTTCGCAAGAAATTTATTAGGGGCGATCCCTATACTACAAGGTAGTTGCATATCTGCTAATAGTCTATTTTGTATTGTGTGTGCTAGCTGTAGTGGATGTATTTTTTTTGCTAGCTCAGTCACATCAACATAACCTTCATCTATGGACACAGGCTCCACTAACTCTGTATACTCACGTAATAGCTCGAACATAGCTTTAGATGCATGACGATAGCGCTCAAAATTAGGTTTACGGATAATCAAGTCTGGACATAGCTTTTTCGCTTCCCATAACGGCATCGTTGTTTTGACACCGTGTTTCCTAGCCTCATAGCTACACGTCACAATAATACCTCTTCGTTCTTCTGGGTTTCCAGCAATTGCAAGCGGTTTGCCTTTCAGCGTAGGGTCACATGCCATCTCAACAGAAGCATAGAAACTGTTCATATCTATATGAAATATAACGATACTCACTATATCGCCTCCATATTAGGCTTACTGAGTCGCGATTTGATTACGTACCTCTTCTAATTCGTCAAGCTTAGCATATAGCTTAGCTGGCTCCACTAGCGTTATTAGCCTCTCAGGTAAATTAACAACACCAGAGAAGTATGACGATGTTTGGAAGGCTAGTACATTGACTTGCTTAATACTATCTTCTTCTACATCTAAGATTTCTTTAGCATCATCAACTAATACGCCAAATGAAAAACCTTCTACTTGCATTACTAATACTTTCACTTTTTCAGACTTTTCTATGCGTTTATTGAAAAAAATTAAACCTGAGTCTAATATTGGAACAAGTTCTCCACGTATTTTTGCAACACCCATCATATAAGAAGGCATATGTGGAATGACCGTCGCCTCGACCCATTTCTCTATAGACACAACATGCTGTACTGGCACACCGTATTCTTCTCGTCCTGTTTGGAATACTACCATTTTCATAACTATCAACTCTCCCTTTACTCTTTCGGCATGTATCAACTAATTTCTACAAATATTTTATCATATTTTTTCTTATAAAATTAAGATTTATAAAATCGGGCAACAAGTTAGGAATGATTTCTTATTCAATAAAAAGCGCAAGCGCCTTGCTCAGCCCCGATATGCTTAAGACGTAACGAACCCACAGGAAGGTCTTTCCTCCAAAGTGAGCAACTGAAGACGACTTCAAGGAGCTAGACACTAATCTAGCTTAAAAACTTATACTTTTACGTCAAAAAAAGTGCACACTAGCTTTAGTGTACACTTATCTATCCATAAAGGATTTATTTCGCTACTTCTTCTACTATAGCGACTACCATCTCAGCAAGCTTTACAAGCTCCCCTACAGGCATTCTTTCACTTTTCGTATGAATCTCTTCATATCCCACTGCTAAGTTTACCGTAGGGATGCCAAAACCAGCTATTACGTTGGCATCGCTTCCTCCCCCACTATGCAATAGTTCACATGGTCTTCCAATTTTGCCTGCTGCCTTTCTTGCAACTTCCACAACATGGTCTCCTTCGCCATATTTGAAGCCAGGATACATAACATCAATAATTACGTCTGCTTTACCACCCATATCAGCAGCTACTGTTTCAAACGCTTCTTTCATCTTCGCGACTTGTGCTTCCATTTTTTCAGGAACTAGTGACCGCGCTTCCGCTAAAATATCTACGTGGTCACACACGATATTTGTTTGTGTGCCTCCTTCGAAACGTCCAATGTTTGCGGTCGTTTCTTTGTCAATCCGACCTAGAGGCATTTTAGCAATGGCTTTGGCAGCAATCGTAATGGCAGATACACCCTTCTCAGGAGCAACACCGGCATGAGCTGTTTTCCCTTGAATTGTAGCTTTAATTTTTGCTTGAGTAGGTGCTGCCACCACTATATTTCCTACCTGTCCATCACTATCTAATGCATAACCAAACTTGGCTGTTACCAAACTTGGATCCAATGCTTTGGCACCTACTAAACCGGATTCTTCCCCAACCGTTATAATAAATTGTATATCCCCATGCTCTATGTTTTGTTCCTTTAGGACACGGATAACCTCTAGCATTACTGCCAGTCCCGCTTTATCATCTGCACCTAAAATGGTAGTACCATCTGTCACTACATAACCATCTTCTACAGTAGGCTTAATATTTTTACCAGGAACAACCGTGTCCATATGCGATGTAAAGTAAATTGTATCTACACCCTGTTTTGTTCCCTTCAAATTACAAATTAAGTTTCCAGCACCATGACCTGTTTGTGACGTTGTGTCATCTTCAAACACATCCACTCCAAGCGCCATGAATTTTTCTTTTAAAACCTTTGCAATTTCTGCTTCAAACTTTGTTTCAGAATCAACTTGTACTAATTCAAGAAACTCTTGTAATAAACGTTCTTGTTGAATCATATATGTATGGCCTCCCTGTTTAAATCTCATCATTAGTATACCCTTTGTAACTGTTGATGGAAACTGTTTCGTTTTACGAATTAGAAATTTGATATATGCTTTCCCATACAAGACAATATAAAAAGGTCGGAAGCTAAAAGTAGCTTCTCGACCACTAATATCTATTATTATAAAGGAATATTGCCGTGCTTTTTCAGTGGACGCTCTTCTTTTTTATTGCGCATAATTTCAAGCGCTGTTATAAGCTTTATTCTTGTTTCTCGTGGATCTATTACGTCGTCTACCATACCACGGCTTGCAGCAACATATGGGTTAGCAAACTTATGGCGATATTCTTCAATTTTTTCTGCACGCGTTACTTCCGGATTATCACTATTTTCAATATCATGAGCGAATATTATATTGGCAGCTCCTTGCGGGCCCATAACAGCAATTTCTGCGTTTGGCCATGCAAACACGATATCTGCACCAATAGATTTACTGTTTAATGCCACATAAGCGCCACCGAACGCTTTACGTAAAATAA from Bacillus sp. HMF5848 includes these protein-coding regions:
- a CDS encoding DNA polymerase IV gives rise to the protein MSIVIFHIDMNSFYASVEMACDPTLKGKPLAIAGNPEERRGIIVTCSYEARKHGVKTTMPLWEAKKLCPDLIIRKPNFERYRHASKAMFELLREYTELVEPVSIDEGYVDVTELAKKIHPLQLAHTIQNRLLADMQLPCSIGIAPNKFLAKMASNMKKPLGITVLRKRDMSKILWPLPIEDMHGVGEKTAIKLKTIGVTTIGDLPSIEDIQMKLLLGINGIRLKERAMGIDNRAVDPDAIYDFKSIGNSTTLSNDTTDEKQLQNVIRKLAQSVSNRMHNKHVLSKNVQVTIRYASRQTITRSRKLDNPIMTTEAVFDEAYRLFQQNWNGDAVRLLGVTAQDLLEKQEAYKQLDIFSYEKDVKDEPIISAMSRINKKYGANAIKKGFDKKPSAKHTSDIMNETSFNKDFLQDD
- a CDS encoding chemotaxis protein CheW translates to MKMVVFQTGREEYGVPVQHVVSIEKWVEATVIPHMPSYMMGVAKIRGELVPILDSGLIFFNKRIEKSEKVKVLVMQVEGFSFGVLVDDAKEILDVEEDSIKQVNVLAFQTSSYFSGVVNLPERLITLVEPAKLYAKLDELEEVRNQIATQ
- a CDS encoding M20/M25/M40 family metallo-hydrolase, with amino-acid sequence MIQQERLLQEFLELVQVDSETKFEAEIAKVLKEKFMALGVDVFEDDTTSQTGHGAGNLICNLKGTKQGVDTIYFTSHMDTVVPGKNIKPTVEDGYVVTDGTTILGADDKAGLAVMLEVIRVLKEQNIEHGDIQFIITVGEESGLVGAKALDPSLVTAKFGYALDSDGQVGNIVVAAPTQAKIKATIQGKTAHAGVAPEKGVSAITIAAKAIAKMPLGRIDKETTANIGRFEGGTQTNIVCDHVDILAEARSLVPEKMEAQVAKMKEAFETVAADMGGKADVIIDVMYPGFKYGEGDHVVEVARKAAGKIGRPCELLHSGGGSDANVIAGFGIPTVNLAVGYEEIHTKSERMPVGELVKLAEMVVAIVEEVAK